The Ziziphus jujuba cultivar Dongzao chromosome 7, ASM3175591v1 genome includes a region encoding these proteins:
- the LOC107424318 gene encoding uncharacterized protein LOC107424318 — translation MSVVPSCSVSVKNSGTHLLFGSSSKPVEFCCPFSINPSKLGSTLQGEAKLTAYKTPLIVRAGGDDGKLSNASIFVGGFILGGMVVGTLGCLFAPQISKALDGTDRKGLMRRLPKFIYDEEKALQKSRKILNDKIEQLNSAIDEVSAQLRADHDPNGAAANPNEIEASI, via the exons ATGAGTGTGGTTCCCAGTTGTTCGGTTTCAGTTAAGAATTCTGGAACCCATTTGTTATTCG GTTCCTCTTCGAAGCCTGTGGAGTTTTGTTGTCCTTTCAGCATAAACCCCAGTAAATTAGGTTCCACGTTGCAGGGTGAAGCAAAGCTTACTGCATATAAAACACCCCTTATAGTCCGAGCCGG CGGTGATGATGGAAAACTAAGTAACGCAAGTATTTTTGTCGGTGGATTCATATTAGGAGGAATGGTCGTAGGAACATTAGGCTGTCTATTTGCACCTCAG ATTTCCAAGGCTTTAGATGGGACTGATAGGAAAGGTTTGATGAGGAGGCTGCCGAAATTTATATATGATGAAGAGAAAGCTCTCCAG AAATCACGGAAAATACTGAACGACAAGATTGAACAGCTAAATTCTGCCATAGATGAGGTTTCAGCTCAGTTGCGTGCAGATCATGACCCAAATGGAGCTGCAGCGAATCCAAACGAAATTGAAGCttctatataa